From the genome of Chionomys nivalis chromosome 19, mChiNiv1.1, whole genome shotgun sequence, one region includes:
- the Pla2g7 gene encoding platelet-activating factor acetylhydrolase isoform X1, which produces MAPPKLHVLFCLFCCFPWVHPFHWQDPPPFDFRAPAWFHKIQAVMSTASSGHSKIPRGNGSYPVGSADLMFGYTNESVFLRLYYPSEDQERLDTVWIPNKEYFFGLSKFLGTPHFIGKFLNYLYGSMKTPASWNSPLKTGEKYPLIVFSHGLGGFRTIYSAIGIGLASYGFIVAAVEHRDGSASATYYFDDQVAAKADNKSWLYLKLLKQEEEERVRKEQVQQRAKECSRALSAILDIAYGNPKVNILDSDFDLEHLKGAIDGDKIAVIGHSFGGATVIQTLSEDQRFKCGIALDPWMYPVSEELHSKIPQPLFFINSAQFQSSKSIEKMKKFYQPGKERKMITIRGSVHQNFADFTFVTGKIIGNKLTLKGEIDSHVAMDLTKKASLAFLQKHLGLHKDFNQWDPLVEGHDKNLIPGPPSSVVAQSLALQHSPESHAQN; this is translated from the exons ATGGCACCACCCAAACTGCACGTCCTCTTCTGCCTCTTTTGCTGCTTCCCCTGGGTGCATCCTTTTCACTGGCAAGACCCCCCTCCTTTTGACTTTAGGGCCCCAG CATGGTTCCATAAGATACAAGCCGTGATGTCTACTGCCAGCTCTGGCCACAGTAAAATCCCCAGAGGAAATGGATCTTACCCCGTCGGTTCTGCAGACTTGATGTTCGGTTATACTAATGAG AGCGTCTTCTTGCGATTGTACTACCCATCTGAGGATCAAGAGCGCTTGGACACTGTTTGGATCCcaaacaaagaatatttttttggTCTTAGTAAATTTCTTGGAACACCCCATTTTATAGGCAAATTTTTGAACTACTTATATG GTTCAATGAAAACGCCTGCAAGCTGGAATTCTCCTCTGAAGACTGGTGAAAAATATCCACTAATTGTCTTTTCTCATGGTCTTGGAGGCTTCAG aacaATTTATTCTGCTATCGGCATTGGCCTGGCATCTTATGGGTTCATAGTTGCTGCTGTAGAGCACAG AGATGGATCGGCATCCGCAACTTACTATTTTGATGACCAGGTGGCTGCAAAAGCAGACAACAAGTCTTGGCTTTACCTGAAATTGCTaaagcaagaggaggaggagagagttcGGAAAGAGCAG GTGCAGCAGAGAGCAAAAGAATGCTCCCGGGCTCTCAGTGCAATTCTTGACATTGCATATGGAAACCCCAAAGTGAACATCCTGGATTCAGATTTTGATTTGGAACATCTGAAG GGCGCTATTGATGGGGATAAAATAGCAGTGATTGGACATTCCTTTGGAGGAGCGACAGTTATCCAGACCCTCAGTGAAGACCAGAGATTCAA ATGTGGGATTGCTCTCGATCCATGGATGTATCCGGTGAGTGAGGAGCTGCATTCCAAAATCCCTCAGCCCCTCTTTTTCATCAACTCTGCACAATTCCAGTCTTCTAAATCCATCGAGAAAATGAAAAAGTTCTACCAACCtggcaaggaaagaaaaatgattacaaTCAG GGGCTCAGTGCACCAGAATTTTGCAGACTTTACTTTTGTAACTGGCAAAATAATTGGAAACAAGCTAACATTAAAAGGAGAAATAGACTCTCATGTGGCCATGGACCTCACCAAAAAAGCATCGTTAGCTTTCCTACAGAAGCATTTAG gaCTTCATAAAGACTTCAATCAGTGGGACCCTCTGGTGGAAGGACACGACAAGAATCTGATCCCCGGGCCACCCTCGAGTGTCGTCGCCCAGTCCCTGGCTCTGCAACACTCTCCAGAATCACACGCCCAGAATTAG
- the Pla2g7 gene encoding platelet-activating factor acetylhydrolase isoform X2, protein MSTASSGHSKIPRGNGSYPVGSADLMFGYTNESVFLRLYYPSEDQERLDTVWIPNKEYFFGLSKFLGTPHFIGKFLNYLYGSMKTPASWNSPLKTGEKYPLIVFSHGLGGFRTIYSAIGIGLASYGFIVAAVEHRDGSASATYYFDDQVAAKADNKSWLYLKLLKQEEEERVRKEQVQQRAKECSRALSAILDIAYGNPKVNILDSDFDLEHLKGAIDGDKIAVIGHSFGGATVIQTLSEDQRFKCGIALDPWMYPVSEELHSKIPQPLFFINSAQFQSSKSIEKMKKFYQPGKERKMITIRGSVHQNFADFTFVTGKIIGNKLTLKGEIDSHVAMDLTKKASLAFLQKHLGLHKDFNQWDPLVEGHDKNLIPGPPSSVVAQSLALQHSPESHAQN, encoded by the exons ATGTCTACTGCCAGCTCTGGCCACAGTAAAATCCCCAGAGGAAATGGATCTTACCCCGTCGGTTCTGCAGACTTGATGTTCGGTTATACTAATGAG AGCGTCTTCTTGCGATTGTACTACCCATCTGAGGATCAAGAGCGCTTGGACACTGTTTGGATCCcaaacaaagaatatttttttggTCTTAGTAAATTTCTTGGAACACCCCATTTTATAGGCAAATTTTTGAACTACTTATATG GTTCAATGAAAACGCCTGCAAGCTGGAATTCTCCTCTGAAGACTGGTGAAAAATATCCACTAATTGTCTTTTCTCATGGTCTTGGAGGCTTCAG aacaATTTATTCTGCTATCGGCATTGGCCTGGCATCTTATGGGTTCATAGTTGCTGCTGTAGAGCACAG AGATGGATCGGCATCCGCAACTTACTATTTTGATGACCAGGTGGCTGCAAAAGCAGACAACAAGTCTTGGCTTTACCTGAAATTGCTaaagcaagaggaggaggagagagttcGGAAAGAGCAG GTGCAGCAGAGAGCAAAAGAATGCTCCCGGGCTCTCAGTGCAATTCTTGACATTGCATATGGAAACCCCAAAGTGAACATCCTGGATTCAGATTTTGATTTGGAACATCTGAAG GGCGCTATTGATGGGGATAAAATAGCAGTGATTGGACATTCCTTTGGAGGAGCGACAGTTATCCAGACCCTCAGTGAAGACCAGAGATTCAA ATGTGGGATTGCTCTCGATCCATGGATGTATCCGGTGAGTGAGGAGCTGCATTCCAAAATCCCTCAGCCCCTCTTTTTCATCAACTCTGCACAATTCCAGTCTTCTAAATCCATCGAGAAAATGAAAAAGTTCTACCAACCtggcaaggaaagaaaaatgattacaaTCAG GGGCTCAGTGCACCAGAATTTTGCAGACTTTACTTTTGTAACTGGCAAAATAATTGGAAACAAGCTAACATTAAAAGGAGAAATAGACTCTCATGTGGCCATGGACCTCACCAAAAAAGCATCGTTAGCTTTCCTACAGAAGCATTTAG gaCTTCATAAAGACTTCAATCAGTGGGACCCTCTGGTGGAAGGACACGACAAGAATCTGATCCCCGGGCCACCCTCGAGTGTCGTCGCCCAGTCCCTGGCTCTGCAACACTCTCCAGAATCACACGCCCAGAATTAG